The following is a genomic window from Chryseobacterium ginsenosidimutans.
TAACAAAAAATAATTCTAAGAAATAATAATGAAAAAAGCTATTTTATCGATTGCTCTTTTGGGTGGAATTCTCTTTTCTGCCAATCTAGCAGCACAAGCCGAAACTTCAGGCAGAGAAAAGGTGTACAGAGCCACTCATACGAAAGTAACGGAACTGAAACACACCAAACTGAAAGTAAATTTCGATTATCAAAAAGAACAGATGAACGGGGAAGAATGGCTTACTGCTGCTCCTTTTTTCTATCCGACAAACGAACTGACACTTGATGCAAAAGGAATGTTGATTCATGAAGTAGCTTTGGATATCAATGGTAAAAAGTCTACTTTAAAATATGATTATAAGGATGATGTCTTGAAAATTACGTTAGATAAAACGTATCAGAAAAATCAGGATTATACGGTTTATATCAAATATACGTCTCGTCCGAACGAAGTGAAACAAGAGGGAAGTGCAGCAATTAATGATGCAAAAGGATTGTATTTCATTAATGCTCAGGGAAAAGATGCTGATAAGCCGACGCAGATCTGGACACAGGGTGAAACTGAATCTTCTTCTGCATGGTTTCCGACCATTGATAAATCCAACCAAAAAACAACTCAGGAAATTTATATGACGGTTCCTGATAAATATGTGACGCTTTCCAACGGATTGTTAAAAGATTCTCAGAAAGAATCAAACGGTTTGAGAACAGATCACTGGGTGATGGATAAAAGACACTCAACGTATCTTTTCTTCATGGGAGTCGGTGAATATGCAATCGTAAAAGACAAATGGAGAAATATTGCGGTTGATTATTACATCGAAAAAGAATACGAACCTTACGCAAAACAGATCTACGGAAATACGCCGGAAATGCTTGAGTTTTTCTCTAAAAAGCTGGGTTACGATTATCCTTGGGCAAAATATGCACAGATTTCTGGTAGAGATTACGTGAGTGGAGCCATGGAAAATACAACTGCAACGCTGCACGGAAGTGATATTTTACAAAAACCAGGGCAGTTAATCGACGAAAATACTTGGGAAGATACGATCGCTCACGAATTATTCCACCAATGGTTTGGAGATTTGGTAACGGCAGAAAGCTGGAGTAATTTAACGGTTAACGAATCTTTTGCCAACTATTCCGAATATCTTTGGAACGAATACAAATACGGAAAAGACCAGGCAGATTATCACCAGATGAAAGATGTGAATAATTATATTCATAATCCTGGAGATTTTAAGAAAGATTTAGTAAGATTCGATTATGATTCCCGTGAAGATGTTTTCGATTTGGTAACGTATCAAAAAGGGGGAGGAATCCTTCATATGTTGAGAAATTATTTAGGTGACGATGCTTTCTTCGCAGGATTGAATGATTATTTGAAAACGTATGAATATCAAAACGGAGAAGCTCATCAATTGAGATTATCATTCGAAAAAGTTTCAGGAAAAGACCTGAATTGGTTCTTTAATCAATGGTATTTCGGAAGCGGACACCCCAAAATTAAATATTCTTATACTTTCGAGCCTGTTAAAAAACAGATGGTTGTTACGATCGAGCAAACTCAGGAACAGCCGTTTCAGTTTCCATTGGCAATCGATGTTTACGACAACGGAAAGCCCAAAAGATACAATGTCTGGGTAAATGCAGCCGCAAAAAGTACCTTCGATTTTGATGTTTCTAAAAATGCAGATTTAGTAAATATCAATGCAGACGGAATTTTAGTTGCAGATATTACCGATACAAAAACTCCGGAGCAGAACTTGATGCAGTTTACGGGTTCTAAAGAATTCAAAAGCAGATACAATGCTTTAAGCGGAATTAAAGATCAGGTAGGCAAAAACCCGGCAGCGACAAAATTATTGGCAGCAGCGTTGAAAGATCCTTACTTCAGAACGAAAATCAAGGCGTTACAGTTAATGGATTTATCAAACCCTGAACAGTTTAAGGCGTTAGGTTCTGATGTTGAAAAATTAGCTTCAAACGATCCTAAAACATTGGTTCAGGCAGCAGCGATTTCAGCGTTGGCAAAAACCAAAGACAAAAAATATCTTCCGATCTTTGAGAAAGGGGTAAATGCAGTTTCAAATGCAGTGAAAGGAAATTCTGTAAGTGCAATCGTTGCAGTTGATCCTTCAAGAGCCAGCTCTTTGGCAGAGAAAATAGACCTTGATGGAGCTTCAGAAACCTTAATGGGACAAATGTTACCGATCGTTGTAAAGAATAAAGTAACTTCTCAAATGTCAAATATTGCTCAGCTTGTAGCATTTTATCCTTTCATCAAATTCCAGAATCCGGAGTTAGGGAAATCTGCAGAAGAAGGATATAATTGGATTATGAGTTCTGATAATCTTAAAGCAACAGAAAGTGTTACAAAGATAGTGAGCCAGGCAAAAGGGCAGATGGGAGATAACCCACAGGTAAAAATGATGATAAGTCAAATGTTGAAAGATGGTCTGAGCAAGAAAATGGAACTTCTTAAACAGAACCCCCAAAATGCAGCTAGTATCAACAAGCAGATTGATGCTATTAACAAAGCAATTGAAGATTTCAAATAAGTTTTAAACAAAAAATTCTTTGTTGGAAAATATGATAACCGTTATTCTTATAACGGTTATTTTTTTATTGGTTAAACGATATTTATTATTTTTTATTCAATATTTATTAAAAATGTTTAATTATTTAATTTTATAATTATAATTTTGTTGTGAAATTAATATTTAAATAAATGCTAATGAAAACAAATCTACTTTTAAAAAAAATGAAAAATCGATATTTTTTTTCGGTTTTAGCAATTTTTTCTGCAATGGGTGCAAAAGCTCAATTATCTACATTTCCATGGACGGAAACTTTCGATGATGATTCACCTACAAGGTCCGGTTGGACACAGATCTATGAAACCAATAATGTTAACTGGACATTCTCATCAACCGCAACCACCGGAAGTGTGGGAATTCCTGCGTTTAGCGGAACAAAATTCGCCAATTTTCCCGCCACTTCTTCTAATGCAGACAAAACAAAACTGGTAAGCCCACCTTTGAATACGGCAGGATTAAGTTCTCCCAAAATAAGTTTTTATCTTATAAATCCGCAACAGGGTGCGAATGCCAATTGGGTAAGGATTTACTATAGGTTTTCAGCGACTGATCCTTGGAATATGATGATGGGTTTCCAACCACCTTTCAGCTCATGGTACTTCTTCGGAAATATTGGTGTGCCGTTAAATATTTATCAAATAGCAATTGAATGTGAAAATGCTCAGGGATATTCTACACTGATTGACAATTTCACGATAAGTAATGATGTTTTAAGTGTTAATGATGTTTTAAATCCATCTAAATCATCTGTTAAATATTATCCTAATCCTGTGAAAGATGTATTGAATTATACAAGTAAAGAAAAGGTACAGGAAAT
Proteins encoded in this region:
- a CDS encoding M1 family metallopeptidase: MKKAILSIALLGGILFSANLAAQAETSGREKVYRATHTKVTELKHTKLKVNFDYQKEQMNGEEWLTAAPFFYPTNELTLDAKGMLIHEVALDINGKKSTLKYDYKDDVLKITLDKTYQKNQDYTVYIKYTSRPNEVKQEGSAAINDAKGLYFINAQGKDADKPTQIWTQGETESSSAWFPTIDKSNQKTTQEIYMTVPDKYVTLSNGLLKDSQKESNGLRTDHWVMDKRHSTYLFFMGVGEYAIVKDKWRNIAVDYYIEKEYEPYAKQIYGNTPEMLEFFSKKLGYDYPWAKYAQISGRDYVSGAMENTTATLHGSDILQKPGQLIDENTWEDTIAHELFHQWFGDLVTAESWSNLTVNESFANYSEYLWNEYKYGKDQADYHQMKDVNNYIHNPGDFKKDLVRFDYDSREDVFDLVTYQKGGGILHMLRNYLGDDAFFAGLNDYLKTYEYQNGEAHQLRLSFEKVSGKDLNWFFNQWYFGSGHPKIKYSYTFEPVKKQMVVTIEQTQEQPFQFPLAIDVYDNGKPKRYNVWVNAAAKSTFDFDVSKNADLVNINADGILVADITDTKTPEQNLMQFTGSKEFKSRYNALSGIKDQVGKNPAATKLLAAALKDPYFRTKIKALQLMDLSNPEQFKALGSDVEKLASNDPKTLVQAAAISALAKTKDKKYLPIFEKGVNAVSNAVKGNSVSAIVAVDPSRASSLAEKIDLDGASETLMGQMLPIVVKNKVTSQMSNIAQLVAFYPFIKFQNPELGKSAEEGYNWIMSSDNLKATESVTKIVSQAKGQMGDNPQVKMMISQMLKDGLSKKMELLKQNPQNAASINKQIDAINKAIEDFK
- a CDS encoding T9SS type A sorting domain-containing protein, whose protein sequence is MKTNLLLKKMKNRYFFSVLAIFSAMGAKAQLSTFPWTETFDDDSPTRSGWTQIYETNNVNWTFSSTATTGSVGIPAFSGTKFANFPATSSNADKTKLVSPPLNTAGLSSPKISFYLINPQQGANANWVRIYYRFSATDPWNMMMGFQPPFSSWYFFGNIGVPLNIYQIAIECENAQGYSTLIDNFTISNDVLSVNDVLNPSKSSVKYYPNPVKDVLNYTSKEKVQEIVVYDIAGKIIKSHKVDSNRGNIDVSTLDKGMYIISGKTDIGTDTFKIIKN